A portion of the Carassius auratus strain Wakin unplaced genomic scaffold, ASM336829v1 scaf_tig00024134, whole genome shotgun sequence genome contains these proteins:
- the LOC113078067 gene encoding RBBP8 N-terminal-like protein gives MAVESFPELLQKLREVHEHDLEGWQEKVLELTNKKNIDAKRMEELYNRNQQMKEQQRILTENIKQLENRLRAGLCDRCTVTQDVAKKRQQEYENSQLQSLQHISLLVSEMNALKKENERLREELRGLRDLSNKQNGHSEDAITPEVKESPDTAVAAVTVLASGLKSSQPPPGDATVPAATVKREKDNSPTDILEKASEHKFMQSWGRAFSLESSKPMLPTSRWGTEHSAERRSSSVDLVEHRRSPLSPSLPSPLSLLKNNPIFSSVASEDRSNRQRIHTPVPFRPLPIKTGRLSIPWSLSESTDWVTLAAGGSGVGSRIAVHTSQTPIPSSNILRFPKLIPSGSGLQSRTHGPTPSVLRPWSRRNLSEHAESTEKRVTEAVTAPPQWKPSAAQPERIFGENLREDEEEAPLDLSESGRSKSKEKEKTHSQSDGSSSSSSSPPPALSSSSQCPSSPQSDQQTVDNNTQQEEAQETCQGQKEEKEGETSPAAETSVSSEKKKIPALTISLQPVVVVESLKTRGQVSDLGSRLTEQEEKENNNLEASRKRPGQDTDALSQRSLKERKIRLCRGPQATHADSDQG, from the exons ATGGCTGTGGAAAGCTTTCCTGAACTCCTGCAGAAACTGCGGGAGGTGCATGAGCATGATTTAGAGG GGTGGCAAGAGAAAGTACTGGAGCTGAcaaataaaaagaatat CGATGCAAAGCGCATGGAAGAACTTTACAACAGGAACCAGCAGATGAAAGAACAGCAGCGGATTCTTACTGAGAACATCAAACAGCTGgagaacag GTTGCGGGCCGGGTTGTGCGACAGGTGTACAGTCACTCAAGACGTTGCTAAAAAAAGACAACAGGAGTATGAAAACTCCCAGCTCCAGAGTCTGCAGCACATCTCTCTACTAG TGAGTGAGATGAATGCACTAAAGAAAGAAAACGAGAGACTGCGAGAGGAGCTGAGGGGCTTGAGGGATCTATCAAA TAAGCAGAATGGTCATTCAGAAGACGCAATCACCCCAGAGGTCAAGGAGTCACCTGACACCGCAGTGGCTGCTGTGACTGTCCTGGCCTCAGGGCTGAAGTCCAGCCAGCCTCCACCAGGGGACGCTACTGTACCTGCAGCAACTGTCAAACGTGAGAAGGACAATAGCCCAACTGACATCCTGG AGAAAGCTTCTGAACACAAATTTATGCAAAGCTGGGGCAGGGCGTTTTCATTA GAATCGAGTAAACCCATGTTGCCCACCTCAAGATGGGGCACAGAGCACAGTGCTGAAAGAAG ATCTTCCAGCGTGGACTTGGTTGAGCACAGACGTTCCCCTTTGTCTCCTTCTCTTCCATCTCCTCTGAGTCTACTGAAGAACAATCCTATTTTTTCTTCTGTTGCCTCTGAGGATCGTAGCAACCGGCAACGTATCCACACCCCCGTCCCCTTCCGACCGCTTCCAATCAAGACCGGACGCCTGTCAATCCCGTGGTCGCTCTCAGAATCTACTGACTGGGTAACATTAGCAGCAGGCGGCTCTGGTGTTGGTAGCAGGATAGCGGTTCACACAAGCCAGACCCCGATTCCCAGCTCAAACATTTTGCGATTCCCAAAACTGATCCCATCAGGCAGCGGCCTCCAGTCTCGCACACATGGCCCAACACCTAGCGTTCTGCGGCCCTGGTCCCGCAGAAACCTGTCAGAGCATGCAGAGAGTACAGAAAAGAGAGTGACAGAAGCCGTTACAGCGCCGCCCCAGTGGAAGCCTTCAGCAGCGCAGCCAGAGAGGATTTTTGGAGAGAATCTGAGAGAGGATGAAGAAGAAGCTCCGTTAGACCTGTCTGAGTCGGGACGTTCAAAaagcaaagagaaagagaagacaCACTCACAGAGCGAtggatcttcatcttcatcttcctcaCCACCTCCTGCACTTTCATCATCCTCTCAATGCCCATCAAGCCCTCAGAGTGACCAGCAGACAGTGGACAATAATACACAG CAGGAGGAAGCACAGGAAACATGTCAAGGGCAGAAAGAGGAAAAGGAAGGTGAAACATCTCCAGCAGCTGAAACGTCTGTCAGCTCAGAGAAGAAGAAAATCCCAGCACTAACCATTTCCCTCCAACCAG TTGTGGTTGTGGAGTCCCTTAAAACAAGAGGACAG gtgtctgatcttggaagcaGACTGACGGAGCAGGAGGAGAAGGAGAACAATAACCTTGAAGCAAGCAGAAAAAGACCTGGGCAGGATACTGATG CTCTTTCCCAGCGCTCACTAAAGGAGAGGAAAATACGGCTGTGCAGGGGACCTCAAGCAACCCATGCAGACTCAGACCAAGGATGA